A part of Thermococcus sp. EP1 genomic DNA contains:
- the rtcA gene encoding RNA 3'-terminal phosphate cyclase, whose translation MKVIDGSYGEGGGQILRTAVALSVITGESIKIINIRAKRSNPGLRPQHLYGILALKELSDAKVKGAKEGSTELEFYPKSIRARHIKVPIKTAGSISLVLQALLPAMVFAEEEVTFEITGGTDVAWSPPVDYLKHITLYALKKLGMKVEIEIRRRGHYPRGGGFVVGKVYPWKTKRPLVARTFDKIHSFEGISHAVRLPSHVAIRQAKAAKEALQRVYPSLPIKIHEEYYEQGKDPHFGPGSGIVIWANTDVLRLGGDALGERGKPAEIVGKEAAKVLIEQLAPRYAVDKFLGDQLIPFLAFAGGEIWVSEITKHLITNVWVVEQFFGKVFEIEGEVGKPGKVRVVERVEI comes from the coding sequence ATGAAAGTCATTGATGGAAGTTACGGGGAAGGTGGAGGGCAAATCCTCAGAACAGCCGTTGCTCTCTCAGTAATTACTGGAGAATCCATAAAGATTATCAATATCCGAGCCAAGCGCTCCAACCCTGGCTTAAGACCTCAACATCTATATGGAATCCTAGCTCTAAAAGAACTATCCGATGCGAAAGTAAAGGGAGCCAAGGAAGGCTCGACCGAGCTTGAATTTTATCCAAAGAGCATCAGAGCAAGACATATTAAGGTACCCATAAAGACCGCCGGCAGTATAAGTCTCGTTCTTCAGGCTCTTCTTCCAGCTATGGTTTTCGCTGAAGAAGAAGTCACTTTTGAAATAACAGGTGGAACTGATGTTGCATGGTCTCCCCCAGTGGATTATTTGAAACATATAACACTTTATGCCCTTAAAAAGCTTGGAATGAAAGTAGAGATTGAAATAAGGAGACGGGGGCACTATCCAAGAGGTGGAGGTTTTGTCGTCGGAAAGGTATATCCATGGAAAACAAAAAGACCATTAGTAGCAAGAACTTTTGATAAAATCCACAGCTTTGAGGGAATAAGTCATGCTGTAAGACTGCCCTCCCATGTGGCTATAAGACAAGCAAAAGCTGCAAAAGAGGCCCTCCAGAGAGTTTACCCCTCCCTCCCAATAAAAATTCATGAAGAATATTATGAGCAAGGAAAAGATCCCCATTTCGGCCCTGGGAGTGGAATCGTTATCTGGGCAAATACTGATGTCCTTCGCTTGGGTGGAGATGCTCTAGGAGAAAGAGGAAAACCCGCAGAAATTGTGGGTAAAGAAGCTGCAAAGGTACTCATAGAACAGCTAGCCCCAAGGTATGCAGTGGATAAGTTCCTAGGAGATCAGTTGATTCCATTTTTAGCCTTTGCTGGAGGAGAGATATGGGTAAGTGAAATCACAAAGCATCTGATAACCAACGTGTGGGTTGTAGAGCAGTTCTTTGGAAAGGTCTTTGAGATTGAAGGGGAAGTCGGGAAGCCAGGGAAGGTTAGGGTTGTGGAGAGGGTGGAGATTTAA